From one Anguilla rostrata isolate EN2019 chromosome 12, ASM1855537v3, whole genome shotgun sequence genomic stretch:
- the trmt9b gene encoding probable tRNA methyltransferase 9B, translating to MEEAASQLERDHVHSVYEKIAPYFNDSRYRAWPKVRQFLLDQEPGSVVADVGCGNGKYLDINEDAFKLGCDVCRPLVDTACARGYEVQVCDGLRLPYRRGCFDAVLSIAVIHHLSTKERRIRALREMARVLRVGGRLMVYVWAMEQKRRKFEKQDVFIPWNPNPPASPASGRRWGGGGGDADDGDKHRKAKSTSSMADEDEDPARAKDPRSPKDQRWFFSRSLDSVLDFGSLATPKHPARELNLSCAQMGEVGGLKAYRRARGVGLIRQFSSIFSSSSITSLEEDVFGSALDLGGGGRERSDGRPAGDKQAVFGAIVGGCSSVPLPDLVTHQRESPEGTGRGEADGEPRGEPQGAPPQRQASSESIRDGRVNRWGGEKPADPCLRYYHVFREGELLELIQNHVEELHVLQSCLDHSNWCVVAEKVRKI from the exons ATGGAGGAGGCTGCCAGCCAGCTGGAGAGAGACCACGTGCACAGCGTGTACGAGAAGATCGCGCCCTACTTCAACGACAGCCGCTACAGGGCCTGGCCCAAGGTGCGACAGTTCCTGCTGGACCAGGAGCCTGGGAGCGTTGTTGCGGACGTGG GCTGTGGCAATGGCAAATACCTGGACATCAACGAGGACGCGTTCAAGCTGGGCTGCGACGTCTgccgccccctggtggacaccGCCTGCGCCCGGGGCTACGAGGTGCAGGTGTGCGACGGGCTGCGGCTGCCGTACAGGCGCGGCTGCTTCGACGCCGTGCTGTCCATCGCAG tcaTTCACCACTTGTCCACCAAAGAGCGGAGGATCCGGGCGCTGAGGGAGATGGCTCGCGTCCTCCGCGTGGGCGGCCGCCTCATGGTCTACGTCTGGGCCATGGAGCAGAAGAGGCGCAAGTTTGAGAAGCAGGACGTCTTCATCCCGTGGAACCCCAACCCGCCGGCGTCCCCCGCCAGCGGCCGGCGgtggggcggcggcggcggcgatgcGGATGACGGCGACAAGCACAGGAAGGCGAAGAGCACGTCGTCCATGgcggacgaggacgaggaccCGGCCCGCGCCAAGGACCCGCGCTCCCCCAAGGACCAGCGGTGGTTCTTCTCCCGCTCCCTGGACTCGGTGCTGGATTTCGGGAGCCTGGCCACGCCCAAACACCCCGCCAGGGAGCTGAACTTGTCCTGCGCTCAGatgggggaggtgggcgggctCAAGGCCTACCGGCGTGcccggggggtggggcttaTCAGGCAgttctccagcatcttctcctcctcctccatcaccagctTGGAGGAGGACGTCTTCGGCTCGGCGCTCGACCTCGGGGGAGGCGGGCGGGAGAGGAGCGACGGGAGGCCGGCGGGCGACAAGCAGGCCGTTTTCGGGGCCATCGTCGGCGGGTGCAGCTCCGTGCCCCTGCCCGACCTGGTCACGCACCAGCGGGAGAGCCCCGAGGGAACGGGCCGGGGCGAGGCGGACGGGGAGCCCCGGGGGGAGCCCCAGGGGGCGCCCCCGCAGCGGCAGGCCAGCTCAGAGAGCATCCGGGACGGGCGGGTGAACCGGTGGGGCGGGGAGAAGCCGGCGGACCCCTGCCTGAGGTACTACCACGTTTTCAGGGAAGGCGAGCTCCTGGAACTGATCCAGAACCACGTGGAGGAGCTCCACGTGCTGCAGAGCTGCCTCGACCACTCCAACTGGTGCGTGGTGGCCGAGAAGGTCCGGAAGATCTGA